The Candidatus Koribacter versatilis Ellin345 genome has a segment encoding these proteins:
- a CDS encoding CTP synthase, translated as MSAKYIFVTGGVVSSLGKGLAAASIGCLLEMRGLKVNMQKFDPYLNVDPGTMSPFQHGEVFVTDDGAETDLDLGHYERYTHSKLTRENNWTTGRIYEQIITKERRGDYLGKTVQVIPHVTNEIKAAMKRAAVDVDVAIVEIGGTVGDIESLPFIEAIRQMRQELGRDNTLFVHLTLVPYIAAAGELKTKPTQHSVKELLSIGIQPDILLCRTDRFLSKDIKGKIALFCNVEDEAVITAKDVASIYEVPLGFHHEGVDRLVMKYLRLDAKEPDLTRWQDIVHRVYNPKDEVIIGIIGKYVEYEDSYKSLKEALVHGSLAHNLKLNVTWIEAEGLETKDESYYEQLRHVDGILVPGGFGKRGIAGMLNGIRFAREHKVPYFGICLGMQTASIEFARNVCGLEDANSSEFDPATPHRVIYKLRELRGVEELGGTMRLGAWACKLEPGSHAAKAYGTTEISERHRHRYEFNQEYREQMAAAGLKFTGTTPDGTYIEIVELDQNEHPYFLGCQFHPEFKSKPLEPHPLFKAFIGASYEHRMKRTHTKEREEESVFLRPERVGK; from the coding sequence ATGTCGGCAAAGTACATCTTTGTCACCGGCGGAGTTGTGTCGTCGCTAGGTAAGGGATTGGCAGCAGCTTCCATCGGCTGTCTGCTGGAAATGCGTGGTCTCAAGGTCAACATGCAAAAGTTTGACCCGTATCTCAATGTCGATCCCGGGACCATGTCGCCGTTCCAGCACGGCGAAGTCTTCGTCACCGACGACGGCGCCGAGACCGATCTCGACCTGGGCCACTACGAGCGCTATACGCATAGCAAGCTCACGCGCGAGAACAACTGGACCACCGGCCGCATTTACGAGCAGATCATCACCAAGGAACGCCGCGGCGATTATCTCGGCAAGACCGTCCAGGTCATTCCGCACGTCACCAACGAGATCAAGGCCGCTATGAAGCGTGCCGCCGTGGATGTGGACGTTGCTATCGTCGAAATTGGCGGCACAGTTGGCGACATCGAATCGCTGCCATTCATCGAAGCCATTCGCCAGATGCGCCAGGAGCTCGGCCGCGACAACACGCTCTTCGTACACCTCACACTGGTGCCCTACATTGCCGCTGCCGGCGAGTTGAAGACCAAGCCCACGCAGCACTCGGTGAAAGAGCTGCTCAGCATCGGAATTCAGCCCGACATATTGCTGTGCCGCACCGACCGCTTCCTGTCGAAAGACATCAAAGGCAAGATCGCGCTCTTCTGCAACGTTGAGGACGAAGCCGTCATCACCGCGAAAGACGTGGCTTCCATCTACGAAGTTCCGCTCGGCTTTCATCATGAAGGCGTCGATCGCCTGGTGATGAAATATCTGCGTCTCGATGCGAAGGAACCCGACCTCACCCGCTGGCAGGACATCGTCCATCGCGTCTACAACCCGAAAGACGAAGTCATCATTGGCATCATCGGGAAATACGTGGAGTACGAAGACTCCTACAAGTCGCTGAAGGAAGCGCTCGTCCACGGATCGCTCGCGCACAACCTCAAGCTTAATGTCACGTGGATCGAAGCAGAGGGCCTCGAGACCAAGGACGAGAGCTATTACGAACAGCTTCGCCATGTGGACGGCATCCTCGTTCCCGGCGGCTTTGGCAAGCGCGGCATCGCCGGCATGTTGAATGGCATCCGCTTCGCGCGGGAGCACAAGGTCCCCTACTTCGGCATCTGTCTCGGCATGCAGACGGCCTCGATCGAATTCGCGCGCAACGTCTGCGGTCTCGAAGACGCCAACTCCAGTGAGTTCGATCCCGCTACCCCGCACCGCGTCATCTACAAACTGCGCGAACTGCGCGGCGTGGAAGAACTCGGCGGCACTATGCGCCTCGGCGCGTGGGCTTGCAAACTCGAACCCGGCTCGCACGCCGCGAAAGCCTACGGAACCACTGAGATCAGCGAGCGACATCGCCACCGCTACGAATTCAACCAGGAATACCGCGAGCAGATGGCCGCTGCCGGACTCAAATTCACTGGCACCACGCCCGACGGCACCTACATCGAGATCGTCGAGCTCGACCAGAATGAGCATCCGTACTTCCTCGGCTGCCAGTTCCACCCCGAATTCAAGTCGAAGCCGCTCGAGCCGCATCCACTTTTCAAGGCATTCATCGGCGCATCGTACGAGCATCGCATGAAGCGCACACACACCAAGGAGCGCGAGGAAGAGTCGGTCTTCCTGCGTCCGGAGCGGGTAGGGAAGTAG